The Styela clava chromosome 3, kaStyClav1.hap1.2, whole genome shotgun sequence genome includes the window TTTCGGCTATGAGCTTTAGAACGTCGACGAGCATCTTCAATCGAGTATAGGTTTTCCGTGTCTAAGCGCTTTCAAATGTTAGATTATAGTGACGCTTTACGCTTTATAACATTAGGATTATTTTTCGATTTCGCCAAATTGTTGTCGATGTTTTTTAGGTGCGTTATGTTAGATATACATTAAAGAAATTTGTTCGAAATATACgggaaatatatattgataattaTATTCAAGGTTATTTGTTgagtttattataaataaaatattatgattcagaaatacatttatctttgaaatttcaaaGTTTAACAATACTTACATTATGATCATTGTTGTTTGAAATAAACTCAGCATACGCTGCAGCGCCATGGGCAACTGCTTCGTCAGGATTAATAGTTTTTTTGAGTTCCATATAGTCGAAAAACTTTTCAAGCATTTCTCGAATCTTCGGAACTCTTGTCGAACCACCGACAAGAACAACTTCATCAATCTAGACGTTTAGAAGCTATTGAATTCTTTACTTGTGTTTTGCAAAAAAGAAATGACATCACAATAAAATGTTATTATTCAGGTAATTCATTACtttgaaaaaaacaagattgaaaaaatatagtAGATTCTAAATATTAGCCATATAATAGAAATACCCTGACTGAGATTACATTAAATTAATTATTAGCCAGTGTCAAGATACACGACACAATTattttcaagtgttttattatttattactcGAGTCAATTATTATAGCATACTTGTTTCAAACGTTCAAGTTGGGATCGTAAATTTAACACTGTCAATTTTATACCGTGTTGGAGCACAAAATCATAATTCGTTTAAACATACTTTGCGACAATGCATAAAATATGCCCTTTTCACTTTACATGAAACAAATTAAAGAAATATTAGTCTCTGGATACGTTAATCTACTCACATCTTCCTTTATCAGGCCCGAgtctttaagcgtttttttAACAGTTTCAAGAATGCGTTTGAAATAGCCGTGATTGATGTCCTCAAATCTTGCTCTGGTGATATTGCTACGAAAATCAATCCCATCGTGTAAAGCGTCCACTTGTActctgaaaaataataaattttattaactttgatcaatttttcaaaacttcgtTTTTTAATTCGATtccatcaattaatttttttacatgACAAGTTTGAGAATTGcacaataaataaactaaacgctccaaaatatgtcaatcttataaattgaattgaatgttaaaaaattgattCACTTTGCTTTTGTAGAAGAGGACAACTTTCGTTTTGCATCTTCGCAAGCTAATCGCAAACGATTAATTGCTTTCTTATTTTTGGATATATCTTTATTGTGTTGCTGCTTCAACTCCTCAATAAAGTGGTTCACAAGCTTGTTGTCAAAGTCTTCCCCTGTGTAAGataccaataaaaaatattatgtatttgTAGTACAGATCAGTTCGTGTAATCGTtcaaaaaaaaacgaagaaaTTGATTGGCTCCTTCGATAAATTAATTCGGAAGTTTGCTACATGGCGACAGCAAAATGTGTGCATTtcccaaatttttaattttctatatataCTACAAGGTGATATGATATtgcaatataaatatgaatccAATTTATAAATTCTAAATATTCTATCTATATGAAAGGGTATTGGAAAGGGAATTTGTTTACTGTGGTTAGATTCATGCTCACGTTATATTGAATGAAGAGCATTGCTGAATGTCGACTTCAATTTTCCcgtaaaattttcttttttaagtTCATACATATTTGCGTACTGTTAATAAACGTTACTACATGCCAtaatttttatgtatatttatatttcaccTCCCAAATGGGTGTCTCCTCCCGTTGCTTTAACATAAAACTGACGATCGGTAATTTTCACGATGGTAACGTCGAATGTTCCACCGCCAAGATCAAAAATAAGTACGTTCCGCTCTTCTTTGCTCTATATGAAGTAAACGttaacaaataattattatcttCATTTGAACGAAtttagtatttaaataaaactttATTATTACAAACATCATCGTATTTACGAGTAATGagaacatatttatattttttaaaaatgtttattccAACCTATTAGAAAAAATTTGATCTTCAATAGCAGTATTAAGATAAATATTAgaattatttgttatttttcgatATATCCTTTTTTTGCCTCCATACACGTCTCGATCTGATTGAAACTTGACTGGGCGAGGCTCGTATGGTTTCTTGTGGAATTTTGTCCCAACAAGTCATCAATCTATACCTTGGACTTTAGAGCAGTTGTGCTCAACACGAGTTACGCGCATCCCTAATTATACAcgggagcttttcaagtggtacgaaAGCAGCTtcgaattattgcaacaattaacttttgtattCGCTAAACGGCGCTTATTGCGCGAGTATGGtttcttctgaaattttgtCACAACAAGTCAACAATCTGTGCTTTAGAGCAGTTATTCTCAACCTGAGGTATGCgcaccactagtggtacgcaagcagctttgaattattgcactaattaaattttgtatttgCTGAAAAGCGTTTATAGCTTCACCAATCTTTgtctttagagatcgccctcgcccgTTGCTTTCCACAAAAACGGAACGGGCATGTTTCGGCGTTTTGCGTGCTACGCTACAAATGCGTCTgcagatattattatatatcattGTCAAGCTCGTATCACCTGTCTATCCAGTCCATAAGCTACAGCGGCAGCTGTTGGCTCATTGATCATGCCAATAACATTGAGACCTGCTATTTTTCCCGCATCGCGAGTTGCTTTTCGTTGGGCATCATTGAAATACGCAGGGACTGTAATTACTGCATCGGTTACGGTTTCATCCAAGAATGCCTCAGCTGTGATTTTCATTTCCTCTAATACGATAGCACTTATTTGCTCAGGGCAGAATATCATTCTTTTATTGGTATATACGACCTAAAACAAACAGTAATATTTATTATGTTAACAGATTTCTAAtgctaaattttttaatatacattcatcgataaattgaataatatattttggcAGTGATCTCACGTAAAACCACCTTATTTCAAAGTATTTATGTTGATTTATCTATGTATGGTACTATGAAACAGCACAACATCTTTAACTTCTCTCACCGGTATCTTAGGCTTGTTATCGTCATTAATAACGTCGAATCCCCATAACTGCATATCAGATTGGACAATAGGATCATCATATGTTCGACCAATCAATCGCTTtatttctgttagaaaaattaataatttcatttgttataaCACGGGTCGTGCggaataaaagtattttgtcAGATTATACATCTCTGATTAGAATTTCACGCCCCCATCTCACCCAGAGTGTGATGAATTGTTTAAGCCAGGGTtttccaaactggggtccgTGGCGACTACACAGGGGGTCCGCAGCGATATCAAGAGtctgaaatatatacatttaaccagtggtggaattcaatttttttttttcagtcggTTCCATCACACAAATATCATATCTTTCAGCCAATTCTGTTATAAAAAGacatgtttttttcagtaatgccaaCAGGTTTGCTGATCTAATAAAATTCcatgagacggttctatagaaccggtgcgaaccggctgaatcccactactgcatTTAACGTATATCCACTGTTACATAGACCTTCATAAACGAGATAAATTCACAAGTTATATCGCAAATGGTAATTGTTGCGAAGTTGTAAATGTAGACGATCATTGCTTTCAGCGTCTTTGAGGTAGATCTCTGTCATAGAGCTACATCGTCGGTAATAATTGATGGTATGCGTTATTGAGTTATCACCAGTCGAGAACTTGTGCGACTTTGTCAAGGTCATCTGAGCCCCGTTGTTGCAAATTAGTTCGTTGTCGTAGAGTTGGGcctacgagtttgcttgtcacgAAATGATCCGTCACATTAATTTCGTTTCTATTGTGGTGTTCTGAATCCAAATGGAACATTATCCTTTCATCTTGGTTACGCACATAAATTGGTATAGGATGAGGTTCCGTAAAATTTAATATACCCAAACAGGGGTCCGCGGCCCAAAAAGATTGGGGAACTCTGACTTAGGCAATACCGAGCTGAAAAGCTTttgattaaaaacaaatttttataacattgttgAGATATCAGTAACCGCTAATATAGGTCCTTGTTCCGACAAAAGACGCAAATAAGTGTCGTATGAAATATACTTATTTGTGCAATTACTCAAGACTCTTTAAATTTGGACATGTTATCCGCATTCTGattcaaattgaaatagaaGCAGTTGAGCTTTGGAGAACCTAGCGCTTTATTCAACTAAATTTCGATGCATTCCGTAAATGTAGATGTATATTTGAAAGGTAATGTCAAAAGGTAATGTCAAAGTTATACTTACCGCATAGTGTATTCTCACAATTTGAGGTTGCCTCGTCTTTGGCAGCTTCGCCAACAAGTCTTTCTTCGTCATTAAACGATACATATGACGGAGTTACGCGATTTCCGC containing:
- the LOC120343069 gene encoding heat shock cognate 71 kDa protein-like produces the protein MPTIGIDLGTTNSCVATYRNGRVEIIANDRGNRVTPSYVSFNDEERLVGEAAKDEATSNCENTLCEIKRLIGRTYDDPIVQSDMQLWGFDVINDDNKPKIPVVYTNKRMIFCPEQISAIVLEEMKITAEAFLDETVTDAVITVPAYFNDAQRKATRDAGKIAGLNVIGMINEPTAAAVAYGLDRQSKEERNVLIFDLGGGTFDVTIVKITDRQFYVKATGGDTHLGGEDFDNKLVNHFIEELKQQHNKDISKNKKAINRLRLACEDAKRKLSSSTKAKVQVDALHDGIDFRSNITRARFEDINHGYFKRILETVKKTLKDSGLIKEDIDEVVLVGGSTRVPKIREMLEKFFDYMELKKTINPDEAVAHGAAAYAEFISNNNDHNLKDFVLEDVTPLSIGIEILGRDMQVVIPRNTKTPTRRWHDVRTAHPEQTEMGVRIFEGERALTKDNHFLGEFTLSGIPVAPRGQGEADICLDINSSGVLHVFAVEKITGKSSELKIDMGKGRLLPNEIKRMIREAEVFRTNDEELKKRSKAMNLLEDLAYNIKEKIGKSKTSKLKSESMMGQVTEMLRWLDINQKEPVEMSVLDKKKEELEKICDQLSKN